The genomic stretch GAGTTCCTTTTAAGGAGTTTTACATAGACAGCTAATAAATGATTCATCTTCACATGTGAAAGGTTTACAAGGCAATACTGGTAGATGGAACAAATGTGGCCATAAAACGAGCAGAGTATGGATCAAAGCAAGGTGCAGTGGAGTTCAAAAATGAGATTGAGTTGCTATCCAGAGTCCACCACAAGAACCTGGTAAGTCTGCTAGGATTTTGCTATGAACAAGGGGAGCAGATGCTGGTATACGAATATGTCTCCAATGGGACATTAAGACAGAACTTACAAGGTATGTACATAAAACCTAGTAGCAAATCCTAAAGTGTTACATTCTTCCCTGTTCCTTTCCCATTTTATAAGAAATATATTTGTTATGTAGCTAGAGGAATTTACCTGGATTGGAAGAAGAGGCTCAGAATTGCTCTAGGATCGGCAAGAGGATTAGCATATCTTCATGAGCTCGCGGATCCACCTATTATCCACAGAGATGTCAAGTCCACAAATATCCTTTTGGATGAAAACTTTAAACCAAAAGTGGCTGATTTTGGTCTGTCAAAGTTAGTTGCAGACACCGAAAAAGGCCACATTTCCACTCAAGTCAAAGGAACGTTGGTAGGTTCTTTGGTCACAGTACTTCATCAATTATTATATTAAGCCCATTGGTTACTCTTGGCATTGACGGTCAATTTCATGTCATAGGGCTATTTGGACCCAGAGTACTACATGACACAACAGCTCTCAGATAAGAGTGACGTGTACAGCTTTGGTGTCGTCATGCTAGAGATACTGAGTGGCAGGTTGCCTATATCAAAGGGAAGGTATATCGTCCGGGAATTCAGGATGGCTATAAACCCCAATGACCACGACTACTATGGCCTGCAAGGCATCGTGGACCCAGCCATCCACGATGCCGCACATACTGcaaggttcagaaggttcgtgCAGCTGGCCATGGAGTGCGTGGACGAATCAGCCTCGCGGAGGCCCACCATGAACTCTGTGGTGAAGGAGCTTGAGGCGATGCTGCACAGCGAGGGGCTGAGCTCGGGCAGTTCATCCACCCTGGAGTTTGAGCACGCGGGGACCGCCTCCACCTCGCACCTATACAGTGGAGAGGTGGTCATGGCCCGCTAAACAGCAGCGGCACACTCTGAGCTTAAACACAGCGAACAGTAGAGGGACTGCTCAGTTTGCTGCGTTTTCTTTTCCCTGATCATTCGGTTGTATTGTATCACTCTCTAGCTTTACTTGATACATGTACTGTGCAAAATTTTCCCAAGGATTGCGAGCTGCTATGCTATTACACAGAATTTTCCGCAACCATAATTTGATTACCATACCCAATATGGACGTGAAATCATCTCTAGcagaattattatttagtaaGTAAAACATCGGCAAACGCATCGATCGAAGCCTCAGAGTCCCCTAGCATTTACTGGTGGGGGTGGGGGCGGGGGCGCTCGAATTCAAAACCTCTGGCGAGTTAGGGCGGTGGTTAATGAGCGCGAgacggagagagagaggaaatgCAGGTTGCAGGCAGACCTCCAGTGTGGTTCTCGAGGACGTGGGCGGCGGTGGTGCAGAGGAGCCGTCAGCCGGTGTCCGCGTGCTTGCTCGCGCTTCTGCTGGTTCGCCTCTCCTCCTATCCCGACGGCCCTCGCCGACGGTGTAGCCGCCGTCGCCTCCCCAGTCGGCCCACTCCCCCTCTCTTCCGTCTCCAGGCTCTGGCATCCTTCCCTCCCCACCCCTGCCTCTCCCCCTCCGCGAGCGGCGGTGCGGGTTGTTAAATGGGCCGGGCTGCCTCCGTTGCGTAGTCGTGTTCTGTTGCTATCCCGTTCCTTCCTCAATTCTCAATGCTGGACGCAAAGCGAGCAGGCCGAGCCGGCGGCCCGTGAACGTGTCGTTTCACTCCACGGCCTCGGGCAGACCCGGACTTTCAGACGCCACGTGCCCAAACACATGAGCGAGTGAGCGAGCGAGCGCATGACGATCGACGACCAGCAGGCAGCAGTCCAACACGACCACACCGCATCGACCGACCGACGCATGGTGTGCATCATTCATGTCATGCAAGAAGGGGTCAAGAATAGGATAGATAGAAGAAGGGGCGGAGGCAGCCAGATCGGCGGGGTGGCAGGGCGAACGGACGCGCGGGCAAGACGGGAGGGGCATTTGCCGTTTGTGGGCAAACCACCGCGCCACGGACAGCGCGGGCACCGCTCCTTGCAACGGGCGACGGACCCATAAAAGGCGTGGCCTCCCGGCTGCCTGTCCCCACTCGCTGTGCCCGCCACCGGCCGGATCGACGACAGCATCTCTGCTGCGCGCGGCGGCTCGATCTCACACCGACACACAGCAGGCCAGGCGCGCGCATAGGCGATCGATCTCGAGGGCCCCCGCGAGGGATGGTGTGGTCGGCTGGGAGGATGGCAATGCGAGGCGCCTCCGCCGCGCTGCTCGTGCTGGCGCTCGTCGCCGCGGTGGCGCGCGCGGAGGACCCCTACCACTTCTTCGAGTGGAAGGTGACGTACGGGACGAAGACCATCATGGGGACGCCGCAGAAGGTGATCCTCATCAACGACATGTTGCCCGGCCCTACCATCAACTGCACATCCAACAACAACATCGTCATCAATGTCTTCAACATGCTGGACCAGCCGCTCCTCTTCACCTGGTAAGATCAGATCGATCGATGCCCATGTATGCAGATGCCATCGCACCGATGGAGGCCGGCCGGActactttgattgattgattgctgGTGCATGCTGCCTACACATGCGGCATGCGTGTGCAGGCACGGGATCCAGCAGAGGAAGAACTCGTGGCAGGACGGCATGCCGGGCACCATGTGCCCGATCCAGCCCAACACCAACTTCACGTACCACTGGCAGCCCAAGGACCAGATCGGCAGCTTCGTCTACTACCCCAGCACCGGCATGCAGCGGGCGGCGGGCGCCTACGGGCTCATCAGCGTCCACAGCCGTGACCTGATCCCGGTCCCCTTCGACAGGCCGGCCGACGACTTCCCGGTCCTGGTCGGCGACTGGTACACCAAGGACCACGCCGTCCTGGCCAAGAACCTGGACGCCGGCAAGGGGATCGGCCGCCCCTCGGGTCTCGTCATCAACGGCAAGAACGAGAAGGACGCGGCGAACCCGCCCATGTACAACGTGGAGGCCGGCAAGACGTACCGGTTCCGCATCTGCAACGTGGGCATGAAGGCGTCCATCAACATCGGCATCCAGAACCACATCATGAAGCTGGTGGAGATGGAGGGCTCCCACACCATGCAGAACGACTACGACTCGCTGGACATCCACGTCGGTCAGTGCCTGTCGGTCCTTGTCACCGCCGACCAGAAGCCCGGCGACTACCTGCTGGTGGCGTCCACCCGGTTCATCAAGGAGGTGAGCACCACGACGGCCGTGATCCGCTACAAGGGCGCCagcgcgccgccgcccgccAAGCTGCCGGAGAGCCCCAGCGGGTGGGCGTGGTCCATCAACCAGGCCAGGTCCTTCCGCTGGAACCTGACGGCGAGCGCGGCGCGGCCCAACCCGCAGGGGTCGTACCACTACGGGCAGATCAACATCACACGCACCATCAGGCTCGGCATCGGGCGGGGCAAGGTGGACGGCAAGGAGCGGTTCGGCATCAACGGCGTGTCGCACGTGGACCCGGAGACCCCCGTGAAGCTCGCCGAGTACTTCAACGCCACCGACGGGGTGTTCCAGTACGACCTCATCGGCGACGTGCCGCCAGCCAAATCCGCGCCCACCAAGATGGCTCCCAACGTCCTCCGCGCCGAGTTCCGCACCTTCATCGAGGTGGTGTTCGAGAACCCCGAGAAGAGCATCGACACCTTCCACATCGACGGCTACGCATTCTTCGCCGTCGGGTACGTACATACGCcttttaatttaatttaattaacGGTTCCCCTGTACGTCCCCGTCGTCTTCGATTGCATGCATGGTTGATCCGGTGTGCATGCAGCATGGGCCCGGGCAAATGGACGCCAGCGTGCCGGAGTACGTACAACCTCCTGGACACGGTGAGCCGGCACACGGTCCAGGTGTACCCGAGGTCGTGGAcggcggtgatgatgacgttcgaCAACGCGGGCATGTGGAGTATCCGGTCCAACATCTGGGAGAGGAATTACCTCGGCGAGCAGCTGTACATCAGCGTCACCTCGCCGGAGCGGTCGCTCAGGGACGAGTACAACATGCCAGAGACCAGCCTCCGCTGCGGCAAGGTCGTCGGCCTGCCACTGCCGCCGTCCTACCTCTCCGTCTAGAGCATCGGCCGGCCGCCGGTTCCCCTTCACCACGATGGCCGCGCACGGTGCTGTACACAAATTAAAAAGGAGTAATTTGTCCCCCACCCCAAGCTCGTTTATTCTCTCgtcccgtcgtcgtcgtccgctTCGTTTTCGCTTCCTACCGCGAGGAATAATAACACCAACCAAAAAGGGGCTCAAGACTTGATCAGTGTGGGCACCagtcactcactcactcactacCAGGGGCGACCATGGAAAGAGGCGATGATGGCcagctgcatgcatgcaatgcatGCATAAGTAACACCTCGAGATCAGACGCCGTCTCGTCTCGAATCATTGTAGGAGTTTAAGTATATGATGATTGATATGATGATATATAAGCCTGTCTATCTAATAAGTCCCTCAGCCAAAACTGTTCTTTATATTATGTATATGTACATGCATATGTCTCCTGATTCAACTTTGATGTTTATTATCTTTCGCTTAATTTTTCGTACTGAACTTTGTGTAACTTGGTATATGGATCAATAGATTGTGTAATCACTTTATACCATGCCTTCCAGTTCCAGCTGATAAGAAAAAAGAGCATCCGTGAGCATGCAATTCAGTTTACAGTACATATAAGTATAAACGAACCCTCACATACTAACATCCTGAGTCCTAAATCCTACCTAAAGCAGCTGGTAGGTAAAAGTGTGCCTCACCAGCAACACACCAAAGCATCTTATAATAGTTTGAACCGGATAACTATGACACCCGTAAAACGGCCGGAAACGATCGAAAAACTTCTAAATTattttctacttttacatttgaaatacgaaaacaaaaacaataAAGACAGACACGAAAACGAACGTGAACTTACGAAATATCGAGAATTCCAAAAACGAACCAATTCGAGCAGATTTATATCGAACACGGTCGATATACGAAAACTCAATACGGAATATCGACCTGTAGTACCATGTGCATGACTAAGTATATGCACGATCAAGTTCAAGTGCATATAATGATTAAaaagtgcatgatccttggtcttAGGTATTTAATACACTAGCCCACACATAAAACAAGTCTAGAACAAGCAGTTAATAGCTAGTAGCAACGAAGCTGGTCACCAGTAGAAGTAGAAAGAACGCAGCTACATGGTGAATAGTTTGTAATTGGGTTGTATGACTGTGCAGTTGGCTAAATTTGGTTTAAAccaaattttgaattcaaaatatttcaaattaaaagtagaaaaTAGAAATCGGTCAAAAATATCTAAACCGTTTTAtacttttacatttgaaatacgaaacaTCTAAAATACGAAAATGAAAACGGTAAAATCGGACAAAAAAATACGAATTTGATCGAATCAAATATAGAAAACGAGGTGGTTCGATTTGGAATATTTCCGTTCTATTTTCATCCTTAACCCTACACGCTAACTATTGTTCGTGCTGCAGTTCTTTTATACTGCCAGAAGATACACGAATACATGATGCACCAAAGTTAAACCGGAACAATACGTTTGTTTTAAATTCGTGTGCTCTGGAGATCACAAGTTCATGCACAGTGCAAATTAGTGAACCTTGTTAGAGCTAGCTAGACCTCACTGACTGTCCttgaagttatcatagaccatCCACCACCTCTAGGATTTCTCTATAAAAACTTAAGGCATGTTTAGTTATAACTCTAGTGTCAGCCAAAATGATTATCCGAGGTGGACACCAAACCGCCTTCGTGCACTCATCGCTGTTAATTGCGACTaacaaatcaaataaaaaatgaaaaaaagacCACCGAGCCCGGCATGGGAGACCTGTGGCCATGCTCGCTCGTCAGCGCATCCATGATCAGGCTAGGTGTATGCCGCCCCTTGGTGAAGCCACCGAGGGGCACGCCGCGCTGCACCACGAGCAGTCCGACCGTGTGCCATTCTTAATCGACTTATTTGTTTAGCTGAtcatgacagaaagtactgttgagtgatttgttgtgagagaaaaacactgctgaatgattGGTAGATTCAGCTGATAAACTCAAACAGATAAGACGGATGAAGCCGCCGAGGAGCTCTCACCGCTGCATTCGTGAGGAGCCCATCATATGGATCCACCAAAGTAGGTGGGTTGACCCCACACATATATACTGCCAGCGCGGATCTCACTAGCCCACCTTTGAGCATGAATCTCGTCACCACTAGGGGAACACATATGTCTAGAACTCCTACAGCTTTTTTGCATACTCCATATCATCAGCTTTTACTGATAATAATGACTCGAGGGATGATGGACATAGCAAGACTGACCACATGTCATACTCAGCAAGTGTAGTAAAATAATGATATGTATACGTTTAAAAGGATAAGCTCATGGTTTACTGTGTGGCAAGCAATTTAGTTTTCAATTTCTATTAAAAATATGATTAGTAAAGTTTAAGTAAATCCAAACAACATTAGCATTGAATATATATACAAACATAATCTATACCTACtaataaattgtgaaaatttcagtctgccaaaATTTTCTTGTGCCCCATCTAGCCTGGAAATCCGTTTAACGTCTGtaggagagaaaaagaaaatagaataTTTTCTAGGGTTCCCAATGTAAAATCACGTTTTATGTTTTCTCTTAGCTCTCGGAATCGCTGGCCTCGGGCGTCCGCCTCTAGAAaagcaaaaataaaataatttttttaagagttcccaatacaaaatctcctatattctattaattttcttttcttttattctttaatttggctgaaaattaataaatatataataattcatagaaaatctaaaaattacaaaacaaattttgttcagctccacatatgtaaatccatatagtaaacaaaaaataggtgcaaagtgtttgtcctattaatttacttttcttttattctttatatcggctaaaaattaataaatgcgtagaaattcatagaaaaatctaaaaattacaaaacaaaatttgttcAGCTCTGCATATATAGATCTATGTAGTAaagaaaaaatatcacaaattttagtatattttttgctggagatgcttgcctatgctttttagtgtaaaattgaaattgtagttatcttgctttaattattataaaaaaattatggtagcatatttaatgtgatgcttgatttgtggtaaaagttttagcaccattcctgcatatctcactgatttactaatttacctaaatttatgcttgctaaatagttgagcatcaatttaagtatgtaaaaatataaaaaagatgcttccagtacctttgcacgatgtgttgttatatCATATGACACTTCATAAGCCCATGTGTTTATAATCTATATACATTTAACtaatatatcatattttataggaatcctaatctaaataaaaaaataaactagcaacaaacttctcatgtttcaaTATAatactatttttattattaaataaatatgtctccaagctacataatattgtaaatattaactatctcataccatagatgtcatggttatcaataaaataaattatggactttaaattttataaaaaatataaatataaatagatatctaACATTATGTCACAACTTTTTATgaccatttgatgtttttctcccgttgcaacgcacgggcatatttgctagtcaTAATATAAGTATCAGATTATTAGCCATTCAATTTTATTAATCACGTCAGGGCTAAACCACTCTTAACCGTGAACTTGTCTACTATAATAGTTTAACAATCTATATAGAGGTTTTTTTTCAAATTACACAGTATAACACATATATGTATAGATTGTATACTTTATCCACAAGTCAAGATTCTTGTATGTGTCTAGGGCTGCGACCCCATTTACCCAGTTCTAAGGTGAGTCGACACGTTCTCCCTATGAACTGCTTCTATCcataaaagaatgcaattcttTTTACGAGAAATCAAACAATTTAAACTTTGattgaatttaaaaaaaaagtaaaaaatatttatcatacaAAATAAGTACCATTAGGTAAATTATGAAATACAATTTTGTAGTAAACTCTATCGGAGACGAAGATGTTAATACTATTTGTTACAAGCTTGGTCAAAGTTCAAATAGTTTGACTGGCATAAATTTCATAATTATATCCTTTTGTGAATGAAAGGAGTAGATATATTAGTATAATAAAAAAAACTCTGGAGTACTCCCCTTAGGTTTGGCATTTGTCCAGATAGCTCCCTAAACTAACATTTGGTTTAACTTACTCACTCCAACTATTTCGGTTGGTCTAGTTTATCCCCTTAACATGATTTGTTATTGTTGTACTATCAAATTTTGTGATGTGATCGAGAACATCATAAGCTACTTAGAAAAAATATATCTTCATTTTTTTCCACTATTTTGATAGCTTAGGAAATTTGAAAATAAATTAATACTAGAGATACAACATTGTACAAAACATAATGATGAAAAAGTGATAATGCATTTTTCTAACACAAAATACCATGTCCTCTATcacctcacaaagtttcaattTGTGCAtagagaaataaaaaaatgtttttaAGGTACTTAAATAGACGGAGGGAGCAGCAATAACATTTTCTTAGTATAACATACATGCATGGATGTATAGACATAGTCTAGTACTCTAGTCGTCAACATAAAGTAAGGTTTGTCAGCAATGCTGAATGCAAGTTTAGGAGTAGAGTATACATGCATGGATGAGATAGTGCAAGAGAAAATTAGCATGGTGTGTATTCCTGCTTATTCCCAGGGGTCTTATTTAGTTccgattttttttagttttgggtgttgtagtattttcgtttttatttgataaatattatccaattatagattaactagattcaaaaaattcatctcgcgatttacaggtaaactgtgtaattagtttttattttcatctatatttaatgtttcatacatgtaccacaagatttgatgtgacgaaaaatcctaaaactaaacaaggccaacttTACACCGTGGGTTTGCCAAAGCAAAGACGCTAGGCCGTGTTTACTTCCCCAACGaaaaaaatttcgtgacactgtaacaattttgtttatttatgataattattgttcaattatagactaagtaagctcaaaagattcgtctcgtaaatttcgactaaactatgtaattagtttttatttttgtctatatttaaatacttcatgtatacgtctaaagattcgatgtaacgaaaaatcttgaaaaattttggatttttggatGAAAGTAAACTGAGTTCCAAGAAAGCCATGCAGATGTCACTGACAAGTTGAAACGGAACACCGAATTGGAGAGAAAGCGATGGTCGGCATCAGTATCTTTGACTAGGGGCACAAGCACAATCGGTCGTCGGCCGACGTGCTGGTGCAGGAGCAGGATACCGGCATACCGCGCCGACAAGGGTAACCTTAAAAGTCCCCTGTCCAGCTAACAGCTGATGTACACCACACGACCTAAGGCCAGTCCCAGTGGTCTGTTTTAATATACTATTTTCAAAACAAATTTActgacagagcatcaatgaaacgatcaatgaaacaacctcttcacttgatgtttcctaggctggacaaagcatttaattactgcaaaatgattggatcacatgcaagatgatgaaacgatttagtccttagtggggatttcatcccgtttcaacgcgtgggaaacaacgcccacGGAGTTTCACcgtggtgaaactacttctttctctctcctcttcgtttcatgcaaaaagtgcagttttgctgacatgacgctctaataaatgtgcatgacatcctgataAAACCTACATTGAGACTAGCTAGTTGGTTTGAAAAGTCATAGCTGAAATTACTGTTGGCTAATTTATtattagagaaaaatactattggCTGGTGGAAAAAATACGGCTGATAAGACAAGAGAAAAGTAGATTATGCAAGACTGAGATGCCATACAGTGGATTATGCAAGTCTTCCATCTCCATTTGGAACACCATTTTTTTTTCTGGAATTAAACTAATTCATGTAAATTTAATATACATGCCTGTAAAATTTCTAAGTTTCAAACAGCCAAGGAGGCCTTAAGAGAGATTTTTTAAAGGTTAGAGCATGAACAGTAAGAACAACGAATGCGAGTGCGGATTGTGGAATGATCTGAAAAGGACATTATACATTTTGAGGACTAGAGAATGACGCCCGTACGGTTACCCTTCACAGCAGATTACCAATCTTATCAATCCTCAGATTCGTTTCCAAGTACATTTCTAAAGGCTCGTGATCAAATATAAGTCTCTAATTAGGACCACATTA from Sorghum bicolor cultivar BTx623 chromosome 3, Sorghum_bicolor_NCBIv3, whole genome shotgun sequence encodes the following:
- the LOC110433754 gene encoding probable leucine-rich repeat receptor-like protein kinase At5g49770; the protein is MTQQLSDKSDVYSFGVVMLEILSGRLPISKGRYIVREFRMAINPNDHDYYGLQGIVDPAIHDAAHTARFRRFVQLAMECVDESASRRPTMNSVVKELEAMLHSEGLSSGSSSTLEFEHAGTASTSHLYSGEVVMAR
- the LOC8055293 gene encoding L-ascorbate oxidase homolog; this translates as MVWSAGRMAMRGASAALLVLALVAAVARAEDPYHFFEWKVTYGTKTIMGTPQKVILINDMLPGPTINCTSNNNIVINVFNMLDQPLLFTWHGIQQRKNSWQDGMPGTMCPIQPNTNFTYHWQPKDQIGSFVYYPSTGMQRAAGAYGLISVHSRDLIPVPFDRPADDFPVLVGDWYTKDHAVLAKNLDAGKGIGRPSGLVINGKNEKDAANPPMYNVEAGKTYRFRICNVGMKASINIGIQNHIMKLVEMEGSHTMQNDYDSLDIHVGQCLSVLVTADQKPGDYLLVASTRFIKEVSTTTAVIRYKGASAPPPAKLPESPSGWAWSINQARSFRWNLTASAARPNPQGSYHYGQINITRTIRLGIGRGKVDGKERFGINGVSHVDPETPVKLAEYFNATDGVFQYDLIGDVPPAKSAPTKMAPNVLRAEFRTFIEVVFENPEKSIDTFHIDGYAFFAVGMGPGKWTPACRSTYNLLDTVSRHTVQVYPRSWTAVMMTFDNAGMWSIRSNIWERNYLGEQLYISVTSPERSLRDEYNMPETSLRCGKVVGLPLPPSYLSV